The genomic region AGTGGCCGCAGCCATGATGTCTGGGGCGTCGGGGTTGCCAAGGCGCTCGGCGATCAGGGGGTGAAGACGGGCGACACCGTCACCCTGTCCTCAACCCGCTCCGAGCCGGTCACCATCACGACGCGTGACCCCGTGACGAATGAACTGGTTGAAAAACAGGGCAGTCGGCGCGCCTGGGAGGCGCAGGATATCCAGCGCGGCACAGGAACCACGACTGGCACCACCGCTGCGACTGCTGCCGCCGCCGGCGTGCTGATCGCCGCAAAATCCGATCTGGCCAGACTGCCCGCGCCAACCGATGCCGAGCGCGCCGAGGCCTATCGCGCAGCGGTCGAGGAGCGTCTGACCCCTGACGAGATCGTGCGCCTGAAGCAGGGCGATATCTCCGGGCTTGAGGGGGTCGGCTCGCGCGAAGACCAGCTGTCTGTCGCGCGCGAATATCTCAAGGCCGAAGGCAACTCGCAGCCAGCGCTCAAACAAGTGACCGAGGAATGGTTCGATGAACGCGCGGCCAATGCCGCGCAAGACCGCGGGGTCGGCCATGATTAAGACACGCGTTCTCGCAGGCCTCGGCCTCTTTGCCGCGCTCGGGCTTACGCTCGCCTATATTCTGGCCACAGGCTATCTGGCGCTCAAACTCACCGGTAGCGCCGCCACCCTCGATTGGGGCCTCCTGGTGCAGAACTGGCAAGCGCTCCGGTTCCACCATCCCGATGTCTGGCAGGTGGTCTGGCTGATCTTTCTCTTTGCCACCTTGGGCACCTTGCTGCTGGGCTCATTTGTCGTCCATGAGGGACTGACACGCTTTGGCGAGACCCATTGGCAGTTGAGGTCCGAATTGAAGCGCAACGGCTTTTTTGCAAAACCCGGGCGCGGGTTCCTGCTGGGCAAGATGGGCAAGCCGAAATCCAATGCGAAGTTCCTCTGCTCCACAACCTTCCCGCATTGTCTGGTCGTCGCCCCCACAGGTCGCGGCAAAGGGACAGGTTTCGTGATCCCGAACCTTCTGTGCTTTGTCGGGTCGGCCGTGGTGCTCGATGTGAAAGGCGAGAATTTCGACAAGACCTCGCGCAAGCGTCGCGCACGCGGTGACAAGGTCTGGCGCTTTGCCCCGGTTGATTGGGACCGCCCCACGCATCGCTACAACCCCCTGCAGCGCATCGCGGCGCTCCCCAATCCCGACCAGCGCCAGATGGAGTTGCGCAAGACCGCCAATCTGTTCCTGCAGGCCGATGGCGAGAATGCCAAGGGCCTGCTCGAGGGCGGCATCGATCTCTTTGTCGCCTGCGGGATCCTCGCGATGGAACGCAACCTGCCCACCATTGGCGAAATCTACCGCCTGGCCTCTTCGGGGGGCGACAAGAACAAGCAATATGCAGGCTATGCCGAGGAAGTTCGCAGCCCCTCTGCGCGGCTTATTTTTGAGCGCATGGCCTCGACCAATGACCGCACGCTGACCTCCTATCTCTCGCTTTTGATGACATCGGGCCTCAGCGCCTGGGACAACCCGACCATTGACCGCGCGACATCCGTGTCGGATTTCGACTTCTCGAGCTTCCGGCGCAAACCGCAGACCGTCTATCTGGTGGTCTCGCCTGACAATATCCGGCCCTTGGCGCCGCTGATCCGGCTCTTCTTCTCCGACCTGATCGCCAGCCTGCAGGACCATGAACCCGGCGAGGACGAGCCCTGGCCCGTGATGATCATGCTCGATGAATTCGACCGACTGGGCAAAATGCCGATCGTGGCCGAGAGCATCAAGACCCTGCGGTCCTACGGGGGCCATCTGGCGATCATCACCCAGACCATTCCGGCGCTTGACGAAATCTATGGAGAAAACACCCGCCTCTCGCTGCAGGGCGGGGCCGGCGTCAAGCTCTACATGACCCCGTCTGAGAAGCGCACCGTCACCGAGGTGAGCGAAGGCGTGGGCATGACCACCAAGCGCGTGGTGTCGAAATCGCGCGCCATGGGGCGGGGCATGTTCGACACCAATGTCAGCGAACGCACCGAAGAACGGCCATTGCTCACCGAGGATGAGGCCGCGCGGCTCGATCTTGATGACATCATCCTCGTGATTGACGGCCAGCACCCGGCCCGCGCCAAGCGGATCAAATACTATGAGGACGCGAAACTCCGGCATATGTTTGAAGGGCAGACGGGCGATTACCCCCTGCCGCTCGGGGGCAAGCTGAATGCGCAGGACGCGGCCGAGATCGATGATCGGGTGGTCGCCATCGTGCAGCGCCAGACCGAAGGCATGATTGCCGCGCAGCGGGTGGGGGCTGGCGCTGTGGCCGCATCAGCCGGGGAAGTCGCCCCACCGGTACTCCGCAAGGCACCGCGGGCCAGCGTGTCGCTCTTGACAGGTCTGCTCGACATATCTGATTTCGACGCGGCCAAAGCTCCCCGGCGCTTGCCTTTGCCAGGTCAGTCCACGAACGGCGCGAAGCAACCCCCGGCGCTTCAGATGTCGCGGCGGGGGCGCATGAGCACCTCTGTCATGGCCAAAGCGCAGCTCATCGCCCCCACAGCAGAAAACTGTGCAGCGATCGAGAGCATCACACAGGAAATCGAGTTGATCCGGAAGCAGGGCAAGGCTGCGTGATGGGCGCATGAGATCAAAGCCGCGTTCCAGTTAGCATATTTCCTGTCAGACGACATCGTCCTGGCTATCCGGGTCGTCAGGCCGACCTCTGTCAGGTCGCGCAGCACTTCTTGTATTTTTTCCCGCTGCCGCAGGGACAGGGATCATTCCGGCCAATCTTTGTGTCGGAATGAACGGGCTGGGTGCCAAAGAGTTCCGGGTTCGTGAGAGCGAGCGGCTGTACCCGTGACTTGCTCGCCAGATATTCTGGTGAAAAACAGTACCAGCCCTTGAGTTCTGCCACGGTGTCAGTGATCGGGCGGTTGTGATACTCGGCAGCAAAACCGCTGGCACTATCGGCGGTACGGTTGACCTGCATGACATGCTCGAAATCGGCATAGGCAGTGTGGTCAGGCGTGATCCAACCACGTTCAAAGACAGCGCGCACCTTGCTGACCATATCTTCGAACCCCAGAGCGCCAACTGATTGCGCCCAGGCCCACCAGACTTCTTCCTCGGTTTTTGCGTCCGCGTCGTCATGAAATTCCGCCAGAAAGTCTCTGACCAGCGGACGTAAAGCGGGTTCTCGCAGCGCGATCAGCGTGATGGCGTCAAACATTTCGCCCCGCAGAAAACTGTCGGCTCTTCGGTTGCGGATGATCTCGAAGATCGGCTCCAGATCTCCGTCGAAAAGCCCAAACATGACGCGGTCCGAGGTTTCGGTGATAGCGTCGCCCAGCAGCGCGTCCAGATAATCCGGTTCGCGCTGAAAAAGCTTGGCCATCGGGCGGTAGGCGCTGGTTTCGCGCCATTCCGCCAGAAGATGGTAGATGAACACGAAGGGGTCATCTTCTGAAAGGTCTTCGATCCGCGCCTTTTGCAGAACGTTGATATGTTCCAGAAACAGCGGCACAATAGCCTCGCGCTGTTCGCGCGCGGCCTCGATCGCCTTGATCGGCAAGGGTCCGCGGCCGGCGAAAATGCGCATTATGTCGTCTGGTGTCATTGCAGGCCTCTTCATATCCGTGCGCCAGTGTGCGTGCCGCGTCGCGCGCTGGCCCACCCAAAACCGCCTCGTTCCAATAGTTTGCTTTTGGCGCGCAGGGATGGTCTATTCAAGGCATTGATTTGTAGCAGGCAAAAATGACCCCCCAAGAATTCATCGCCAAGTGGCGGCATGTAGAACTCAAGGAACGCAGCGCCAGCCAGTCGCATTTCAACGACCTGTGCCGCCTGCTTGGGGTTGATGATCCTGTCACCGCCGATCCCAAGGGCGAATGGTTCACATTCGAGAAGGGCGCATCCAAGACGAGCGGCGGCGAAGGCTGGGCCGATGTCTGGCGCAAGGGTCATTTCGCATGGGAGTACAAGGGGCCGAAGAAAGACCTCGACCGGGCCTTCGCGCAGCTTCTGCAATATGCCATCGCGCTCGAAAACCCGCCGCTCCTGATCACGTCGGACACAGACCGCATCCGCATTCACACCAACTGGACGAACACGGTCCAGCGCGTCTATGACCTCTCGCTTGATGATCTGGCCGATGGATCGAAGCGCGATCTGCTGCGCGCGGCCTTCACCGACCCGGAGAAGCTCCGCCCGACCAAGACCCGCCAGAGCCTGACCGAGGACGCCGCCGCGCATTTCGCGAACCTCGCGCTGCGCCTGCGCGGGCGCGGCCATGATGCCGAGGAGGTCGCCCATTTCGTCAACCGGCTGATCTTCTGCATGTTCGCCGAGGATGTGGGCCTTCTGCCCGACAAGATGTTTGCGCGGATGATCAAGGCCGGGCGCTCGAAGCCCGAAGGCTTCGCCGCGCTCGCCAGCACCCTGTTCGCCGCGATGCAGTCGGGCGGCATGGTCGGGTTTGAGCAGGTCGAATGGTTCAACGGCGGCCTGTTCGACAGTGAAGCCGCCCTGCCGCTGGATTGGTAGGATCTGGACGACCTGATCCGCGCCTCGATGCTGGACTGGTCCGAAATCGACCCCTCGATCCTTGGCACCCTGTTCGAGCGCGGGCTTGACCCCGACAAGCGCAGCCAGCTTGGCGCGCATTACACTGACCGCGACAAGATCATGCAGATCGTCGGGCCGGTGATCGTGGACCCGCTTATGGCGGAATGGGCCGAGGCGAAGGGCAGGATCGAGGCCGCACTCGACCGCGCCCGCAAAGCCAAGGCGAAGGCGACAGCGACCAAGGCAGAGACAGAGGCACGCGCGATCTTCTCGGGCTTCCTCGACCGGCTGGTGGCTTTCCGCGTTCTGGACCCGGCTTGCGGATCGGGCAACTTCCTGTATCTGGCGCTTCTCGCGCTCAAGGATATCGAGCATAGGGTGAACCTAGAGGCCGAGGCGCTGGGTCTGCAACGCGAGCTTCCCCGCGTCGGCCCAGAGGCCGTGCGCGGGATCGAGCTGAACCCCTACGCCGCCGAACTGGCCCGCGTGTCGGTCTGGATCGGGGAAATCCAGTGGATGCGCCGCAACGGGTTCGAGGCCGCGAAGAATCCGATCCTGCGGAAGCTGGGCAGCATCCAGAACCGAGACGCCTTGCTGAACCCGGACGGCACGCGGGCCGACTGGCCCGCCGTGGATGTGGTTGTCGGCAACCCGCCGTTTCTGGGCGGTAAGAAGACCCTCAGTGAGCTCGGGGCGGATTACATGAAATCGCTCCGGACAGCATACAGCGGCAGATTGCCAAATTTCTCGGACCTTGTTTGCTATTGGTTTGCGCAAGCATGGGACCAAATGCAAGATGGGAGGCTAGATCGCGCAGGTTTTGTTGCTACCAATTCTATCCGAAGCGGTGCGAATAGAGAGGCGCTAAGGCCAATAATTGAGAAAGGACGGATATTTCAAGGGTGGAGCGATGAAAGCTGGACAGTTGACGGTGCTGCTGTTCGCGTTTCAATGATCTGCTTTGATAAATTTTTAGGTGGCTCCGCAGTCTTAGACGGACGTAAAGTAAATAGGATATTTTCTGATCTAACAGCCGCTTCATCTGACTTTACTCAGTCTGCCCCTCTGGCAGAGAATAAGTCATGCGCATTCATTGGCGTTCAAAAAAGTGGACCATTTGATGTATCGGGGGACTTGGCGCGGGCTTGGTTGATGTCTCCAGTTAACCCTAATTCGCGCTCGAACTCGGACATTTTGCGACCATACCTAAATGGTGCCTCTATTGTAAGGCGTCCCCAAGACATCTGGATAATAGATTTTGGCTCCGATCGGTCAGAGGCAGAATGCTCGCTATATGAGCTGCCTTTTCAATATGCGAAAGAGCACATATTTCCTAATCGAATGCAGAATAATGAGAAGCTCGCGCGCGAGCTTTGGTGGCAACATTGGAGGCCGCGCCCTGAATTAACTTTAGCTTCGAAGACATTGAGCCGCATTATTCTGACTCCAAGAGTGGCAAAGCACAGAATTTTCGTATGGCGGGAATCAGCCGTGGTCCCGGACAGTCGATTGATTGCGATAGCTCGCGATGATGATTGTTGCTTTGGCATCTTGTCGTCAAATCTTCACGAACGTTGGACTATGGCGACTTGTTCATGGCATGGCGTCGGTAACGATCCGACTTATAATGCCAAAAGTTGTTTCGAGACCTTCCCCTTCCCCGAGGGCCTGACCCCGAACATCCCCGCCGCCGATTATGCCGATGATCCGCGCGCGCAGAAGATCGCCGCCGCCGCCCGCCTGAACGAACTGCGCGAGAACTGGCTCAACCCCGCCGATCTGGTCGAACGCGTCCCCGAGGTCGTCCCCGGCTACCCTGACCGCATCCTTCCCAAGGACGAGGCCGCCGCGAAGGAACTCAAGAAGCGCACCCTGACCAACCTTTACAACGCCCGGCCCGCATGGCTCGACCACGCCCACCGCGCCCTTGATGAGGCCGTCGCCGAAGCCTATGGCTGGGGCGACGACTGGCGCGCGGGCAAACTGACCGACGACGAAATCCTCGCCCGCCTGTTCCGGCTCAATCAGGAGCGGGCGGGGAAAGTGGTGGAAGCATGAGCTCCATCGACGCGCCAGCGAACCCGATTGACCACGTATTCCGCACACAGTTGAAAGCCTTCGTGTCGGGGCTGGAACAGCAGCCTGTTCCCGAAGTTCAAGACCTGCGCGCAGGAACGCTGGCCTTCATCGCCGCTTTCGCGCCCGAGGCGCTCAGCGCAACATCGATCAAACTGCTGGCTGACACGCGCGCGCGCAGCAGAAGCTGGGAGAGTTTTCAGACCGAGCTGTGGTGGCGCATTCCCTTTCTTGATGCGGCCCTTTTCAACCTGCGCCGCGATATCGATGATATGCGGATCGTGATTGAAAATCTGTCACATCGGACCCGGGGCATTCGGACGCATCTTTTTGCGCCACTTGGTCTGGCACTGCCCCGGCTGGATCTGGATCAAACCAATTTCGTGCAGCGCATGGCTGAAAACCTCGACATTGGGCATCTGGGGAATGATCAGGGCTTTTGCATCCTGCTGGCCTCTGACATGCCCTTTTCGCGGAAACGCGCCATTCTTGAGCATTGGTATTCGATCGCCGCAAACGACCACGACAGGGAGCGGGCAGAGCGCGCGCTGTCGGGCCTTCATGTCGAGAACCATACGATCCAGAACGCGTATCTGCTGATCGCGCTTCACCTTGCTGAATGTGCTTTCACATCGCAACGGGATGCACTGCCGCTTTTCTCAATCACTCCGGCAGAGATGATAGACCGCGCCAAAGGGCATCCACTGATGCAGCCGTCGCTATGCCTGTGAATGGTAAGAGGGAGGATTATTGCCGGAGTGACCGACCGTCTGTGGCGTGCCTATGGTCTGCCCTGCGCCAGTGCCCTCGGGTCTGAAATAAGAGGGTCTTCCGGCGAACACAGGGACGTTTTACCGGCAATGTCTGCTATCTTGCCGATGATTCCGACGAATAACGCCGATCAAGGCCACATCTGCGCAGCATGGAGTACGCGAAGAACTGTGATCGTGCTGGCGGTTTCCGCGTAGACAACAATATAATTGGGCCGAACAATCAGTTCCCGAGTGCCCGGTACTCTGCCCGGCCTGCAGAGCTTCGGATGTTCCGCAAGTTGTTCGACCTTGGCGTCAATTTCGTCCAGCAACGCAATTGCTGCAGTGGGATTGGCATCGGCAACATAGTCGAGGATGGTTGAAAGGTCGGCCAGCGCGGGTGCCTTCCAGTCGATATCAAGCACTGGGTTGTCGCTTCAATCGTGCGCGTGTCTCTGCCATCGCTTGTCGATGTGGTGTTGTTGGGCGCGCGTCGGCAAGCGCGTCTTGCACCTTGGCGCGGAACCATGCGTCATAGGCATCTGGATCGCTGGCAAGGCCAGCGGGCAGACCACCTTCTGCACTCACCCGTGTCAGCAGAATGCGAACAGCATCGGACAAAGTCAGCCCGACGCCGGCCAGTGCCTCTGTTGCGTCCTGCTTGAGCTTGTCGTCAACCCGGATATGGACCATCGACGTTTTGGCGGGCATGAGGGTTCTCCTGAGCATCCTTGGCTGCGCATCTCATTTGAGATACATTGCACAGCGCAGCACAGGTTTCAAGGACAGTTCTTTCAAACACGGTGCGATCGTATGTTGCAGCCACTCGCAATTCCAATGATTATATGGTAAGGCGTATCTGCTATAAGTAAGGAACTTTGCTCAATGCAGGAATCGACTGTCACCGTCAAAGGCCAGACCACATTGCCGCGTGATGTCCGCGCGGCCCTCGGTCTCTCGAGCGGGGACCGGGTGCGCTATGTTATCCTCGACGGTGAGGTGCGCATTCTGAAAGCCCGGTCGGTCAAGGAGTTGCGGGGCGTGCTTGCCCGCGCCGAGCAGCGGCCGGTGTCGCTTGACCAGATGGAAGAGGCGATTGGCGCTGCCGCGTCCGAGCGTGCGAAGCCCGGCGCATGATCGCACTCGACACGAATGTGCTGGTGCGGTTCCTTGTGCAGGATGACCCTGAACAGGCACGACTGGCCACCAAACTCATCGATGGCCTGACGGATCAGGACCAGGGCTTTGTCGGCCGTGAGGTTCTTGTGGAACTGGTTTGGGTGCTGGAGCGCGCCTATGGCTACGCGCGAGGTGACATAGCGGCGGCTCTCGATGGGTTGCTGTCGTCAGTGGAGGTGCGGATCGAGGATTCCGATGATGTGGCCACGGCGGTGGATCGCTACCGCAATGATGGCTTTGGCTTTGCCGATCTGATGATCGCAGCCGCGGCCCGGCGCGTCGGTGCCAGCGAGCTTATCACCTTTGATCACAAGGCCGCGCGCTTGCCCAATGTCAGGCTTCTGACTGTGTAAAGCTTGGTGCCAATTCGGGTCGGCCATCCGTTTGTGCCAACTGCCAGTCTGCGGGTTCCAAGCTGGCACTGGCCCTTGCACTACGATCCAGCACTGTCTTGCAAAACCAGCCCCCGCACTATTTCCGCCACCATGTCGCGATCAAACTTTGCGGGCAGTTCGACGAGTTCAATACCTGCCTCTCGCAGTGCCTGCCGCTTGACGGTATCGCTTTTCTGGGCGCGTGCGCGGCTGTCGCGGCTGTTCCCGAAATGGCCTTTGCCCTGATACTCGATCACCAGGGCCACATTCAGATCAGCGTCCAGCAGCACGAAATCCGCGCGTTTTGAGTTGATGCTCATATAGCGCTTATAGCTCTTATTGCGCAGGAACGCCCCGTAGGCGACCTGGCACATCACGCTCCAGCCGGCAGGCAGTTCCGCGCGCAGCATCTTGAAGAGCCGCAATTCCGTCTGGTTCATGAGGGGGCGGCGTTCAAACGGGGGCGCGAAGATGCCCTTGCGCGAGATGAACGCCGCGAGGATCACGACAAAGGCAACCGCGAACGCGATCAGCGCAAATGTGCCGGGTGTCAATTCCATACTCATCTCCCTGCCAGACGTGCCGAGCGCGCCATACGGCTTGCCGCGGCCGACGCGGTCCCTGGACCGCCCCCCGGCCCCCGCGTTGCCCCACCCGCGCCGAGGCCTACGGGCTGTACTGGCCCGGGCCGGCCCATAAGTCCAGCCATGCGGGCGGCGGAGAGGGTGCCGAGGGCGGCCATGGGCCCGCTCATCGCGGAGGTCAGCTGAATATTGCCGGTGATCTGGCGCATGATCACGGGGATCAGGAATATCGCGAAAAATGCCATGATGATCATGGCAAAGAAGGGGATGGTCTGACCGAGGGTTGCGAGATCGCCGGAATTCACATTACTGGCCATCTGGTCACTCATCGAGATGATGACCGAGAATACGGCAGCAATCACGATGGGATAGAAGGCATAGCTGATGATCCCGGTGAGCCAGTTCTGGAAATAGTCTTTCGTGGCATTCAGGAGCGACATGGTGATCATGATCGGCGCGATGCTGACATAGAAGGTGATCATCAGCTTGGCGAAGACGATCATCAGACCGGCGGCAGCGCCCATGGCGGCAAGGATGATGAAGGCGATTGTCGTAAAAAACGCCCCCCCGACCCAGTTCATTGCGCTGCCGATATTGTTTGCGGTGTCGATCAAGTCAGAAATGATTGCATCAAACTGCTGCGCGAAATGACCAGCAGACCCATTGCCAACACCACCCGCCGCACCGACGATCACGCCAGCAAGATGCTCCGACCCACCGACAATGGCATTGGTCACAGAGTTGAACTCGGCCCAATTGCGCGCGAAGATCCCCACGAGGGCCAATTTGACCCCCAGCATGACAGCGGTGCGCAGATCGATCGACTTGACCTGCAGCATCGCATTGAGGGCAACAAACACCACGGCCAGGGTTGCCATCGCCATGCCGATCGTGCCGACAGAGCCGAGCAAGGCCCCGAATGCTGTCTCGCCTGCAGTGGCGAGGAAGCCTTCGACCGATCCGACGATCCAGGAGACAATGCCCATGCTCAGCGGCTTTGTTCACGGCAAATGGCACGAGCACGCGCAACGCGCTGATGATGCATGGAACGATATGACATCTGCGTATCAAACATTTGCTGCTTGTCCATCCCGGCGTAGCTCTCATTGAACTCTGCAATGACCTCTGCCCAATCGGGATGACGCAAGGCGCAGTCGCAATCCTCATTTTCGACGACCGCTTTGGACCACCGCAGATTGTAGATCGCATGTACCATCGCCCGCTCATTCGTCGTCGCGGGGTTCATCTCAATCAGCCAGTCGGGGCGTCCGGGGACGATGCAGCCATTGACCACGCGGTCGGGCTCCGACGCGGTGTAGAGCTGCGGCATCATCAGATCGAGGGCATTGCCCTGCGCCGGCGCGGGCGGCAGCGTGTTCGGGTCGAGATCATTCAAATCAGGCGCGGTCTGCGCGAGAACGGGCATCGCAACAAAGAGCGCAAGGCCGAGGAGGGCGTGTTTCATATCCGGGGGTCCTGTTCATCGGGAAGAGCGGGGAAATAGAATTGGGTGATGCCGCGCGCGCCGTCCTTGCGCCCGGCCTGGACGATCACATCGATCGAATTGGCGATATAGGCGCACATGTTGTCATAGGTCAGCGGCAGGTTGGATTTGAGCGCGGCGATGGCGAGGCGCGAGATCGCAAGCTCCGGGGTTTCGGCATGCAGCGTGGTGATCGAGCCACCATGGCCAGTATTGATGGCTTCCAGAAACGTCATGGCCTCGGCCCCGCGCACCTCGCCCACGATCAACCGATCGGGGCGCATGCGCAGCGAGGATGTGAGCAGCGCATCAGTCGAGCGCAGGGGATTGTCCCGGTCCGACAGAAGCGTGACGGTGTTGGGCTGGGTCGGGATCAGCTCGGCCGCTTCCTCGATGGTGATGATCCGCTCATGCGCGGGCACAAAGGAGATCAGCTTGCGCGCGAGCACGGTCTTGCCGGTCGAGGTGCCGCCCGCGACGATGAGGTTCAGCTTATGGGCAATGCAAAAGCGCGCGGCCGCATCGAGATCGCCACGCGCAACCAACCCCTTCAGCTCCCGCCCCAGCGCCGTGCGCCGGTCGCCCAGCGAGATTTCCTTGCCATGCAGAAACTTCAGCGCAATCGCCTCAAGCGGAATGCTGGAAAAAAACCGCATCGAGATGGAATGCCCATGCTCCACGACAGGCGGCGCCACGACCTGATAGCGCACGGCGCGGCCCTCATAGAGAACCGAGCCCGAAATCACCGGGCGGCTGCGCCCCAGCGTGCTGTTGCCGGTCGAGGCGATATTGCTCGCCAGATCCCCCATTTCGGTCTGCGACAGGGTTTGCGCGCTCAGGCGCATGGCGCTGTCGCCTTGCAACTCGACCCAGACGCGGCCATCGGGGTTGACGCAGAGCTCGACCAGGCTGGGGTCCCTCACAATTGGCCCCAGCCGCTCCATTTCCTGCGCGAAATAGCTGTTTTGCCCTTGGCCCGCCTGGGCGTCCATCAACCCGTCCATCAGAAAACCTCCAGATCGCGGTCGACCATGACTGTGACGCGCCCGCCCTGATTTATGGTGATGATGGGTGGCAGGCTGAGATACTCGCTGAGCACAGAGCCGGTCGCATCACGCAGATCGCCCGAGACGCGGGTTGCGCCATCGCGCGCCATGTCATTCTCGATCTCGCGCGACGCGAGCGCCGGACCCGAGGAGAGAAGCGAGATCAGCGCGGCTGCGCCAAAGCGCTCGCCAAAGCGCCGGTTGACGCGGCCCGACACGCCAGAGCGGCCGATCGCATCGCCGCCATAGGCCGAGATCGTGACAGTTTGATTGTCAGGCAGGATGATGCGCTCCCAGGCGACCATGGCGCGGTATTGCCCAACGCTGACATTGGCGGAATAGCGACCCGTAAGACGGCTCCCGCGCGGGATCAGGATGCGCGTGCCGTCATAGGAATGCACATCCTGCGTGACGACCGCGCGAATGGGCCCCGGAAGGCTCGAATCGATCGCGGTCTCCAGCGAAGCCTGGATCACGCTGCCTTGCGTCACGGTATTGGCGGGATTGACGATGACGCTGGCGCGCTCGACAGGGGCCGGGCGCCCGACGCTGCGCACGAACTCTTCATTGTCATCGAGACGGCTTGCCTCCTGCGCGCTCTCCGCTCCGCCCGATCCCCCGCGCCCGCCAATAGCAAGCATGGGCGAATTGAGACGTGCAAGGCGGGCTTCCTCGGCGGCCGCGCGGCGACGCTCCAACTCTTCGCGCTCCAGATCGCGGGTATCGCCTGCGATCCGGGTGGGTGGTTGCGAGAGTCGCGCCATCTGCAACTCGCTTTCCAGCCGGGTAATTTCGCGGTTGCGTTCCGAGAGCTCGCGATCGAGCCTGCGCGCGGCCTCTTGCGCCTCCCGCTGCGCCTGGTCGGCGGCTGCTTGCATCTCATGTATCTGGGCCTGCAGATCAGACAGCTCGCTTTCCCGTCCGTCATCGGGTGAGGCGGGCGCCTCGCGCAGCGCGGTCAGTTCCGCCTGCATCGCGGCGAGCTGCTCTAACAAGGTGGCCAACTCGCTGGACTCTTGCGGCGCAGTGTCCGCAGCGTGCGGCGATGGAGGAGGCGGTGCGCTCGCCACTTCCATATCGCCAAAGGCCGAGCCGCCGATCTGGAAATCCTGCGCGCTCTGGGTAGCGAGCCGCGTGCTGTCCTTCGGCACATTTAAGGCGACATAGACCGCAGCACCCACCGCTGCAGCGGCCCCCAGAATGCCTAGCATCAGCAGTGGTGAGTTGGCCCGCGCGTTGCGCGGTTTGGAAAAGTCGTCCTCAAGGTTCTTGAGCCGGGCCGAGAGATCAGTGGGATCCGACATCACTTTGCTCCCAGATCGGCAATGGCGGTCTCAAGGTCGCCCAAGCGCAAGACCCAATAGGGGCTGGTGCCGCTCACGCGGATCGTGCCATCGCGCTGG from Roseinatronobacter sp. S2 harbors:
- a CDS encoding TrbI/VirB10 family protein, which codes for MSDPTDLSARLKNLEDDFSKPRNARANSPLLMLGILGAAAAVGAAVYVALNVPKDSTRLATQSAQDFQIGGSAFGDMEVASAPPPPSPHAADTAPQESSELATLLEQLAAMQAELTALREAPASPDDGRESELSDLQAQIHEMQAAADQAQREAQEAARRLDRELSERNREITRLESELQMARLSQPPTRIAGDTRDLEREELERRRAAAEEARLARLNSPMLAIGGRGGSGGAESAQEASRLDDNEEFVRSVGRPAPVERASVIVNPANTVTQGSVIQASLETAIDSSLPGPIRAVVTQDVHSYDGTRILIPRGSRLTGRYSANVSVGQYRAMVAWERIILPDNQTVTISAYGGDAIGRSGVSGRVNRRFGERFGAAALISLLSSGPALASREIENDMARDGATRVSGDLRDATGSVLSEYLSLPPIITINQGGRVTVMVDRDLEVF
- a CDS encoding ATPase, T2SS/T4P/T4SS family, with amino-acid sequence MDGLMDAQAGQGQNSYFAQEMERLGPIVRDPSLVELCVNPDGRVWVELQGDSAMRLSAQTLSQTEMGDLASNIASTGNSTLGRSRPVISGSVLYEGRAVRYQVVAPPVVEHGHSISMRFFSSIPLEAIALKFLHGKEISLGDRRTALGRELKGLVARGDLDAAARFCIAHKLNLIVAGGTSTGKTVLARKLISFVPAHERIITIEEAAELIPTQPNTVTLLSDRDNPLRSTDALLTSSLRMRPDRLIVGEVRGAEAMTFLEAINTGHGGSITTLHAETPELAISRLAIAALKSNLPLTYDNMCAYIANSIDVIVQAGRKDGARGITQFYFPALPDEQDPRI
- a CDS encoding PIN domain-containing protein, translating into MIALDTNVLVRFLVQDDPEQARLATKLIDGLTDQDQGFVGREVLVELVWVLERAYGYARGDIAAALDGLLSSVEVRIEDSDDVATAVDRYRNDGFGFADLMIAAAARRVGASELITFDHKAARLPNVRLLTV
- a CDS encoding DUF2726 domain-containing protein, coding for MELTPGTFALIAFAVAFVVILAAFISRKGIFAPPFERRPLMNQTELRLFKMLRAELPAGWSVMCQVAYGAFLRNKSYKRYMSINSKRADFVLLDADLNVALVIEYQGKGHFGNSRDSRARAQKSDTVKRQALREAGIELVELPAKFDRDMVAEIVRGLVLQDSAGS
- a CDS encoding type IV secretion system protein, whose product is MGIVSWIVGSVEGFLATAGETAFGALLGSVGTIGMAMATLAVVFVALNAMLQVKSIDLRTAVMLGVKLALVGIFARNWAEFNSVTNAIVGGSEHLAGVIVGAAGGVGNGSAGHFAQQFDAIISDLIDTANNIGSAMNWVGGAFFTTIAFIILAAMGAAAGLMIVFAKLMITFYVSIAPIMITMSLLNATKDYFQNWLTGIISYAFYPIVIAAVFSVIISMSDQMASNVNSGDLATLGQTIPFFAMIIMAFFAIFLIPVIMRQITGNIQLTSAMSGPMAALGTLSAARMAGLMGRPGPVQPVGLGAGGATRGPGGGPGTASAAASRMARSARLAGR